A window of Clostridia bacterium genomic DNA:
ATTTGTATACAGCACATAATTTATTCCCCCTGAAGCACATCTTTAAATGTATCTGCCATGCTCGCCAGATTTTCTAAATAATCCTCAGCTAACGGCTCAATTTTCTGGGTTCTGCCTCCAATCTCTTGAGCCAAAGTCTCAGACTGCTGGCTGTCTATCTCCGCTTGATAAAATATGACCTTTATTTGCTTTTCTTTTGCTACATCAATTATTTGCTGCAACCTTCTCGCAGTAGCCTCCTTGCCATCTTCCTCTACAGCGATCATTTCCATATTATAATCATCTGCAAAATAACCAAATGCAGGATGATATACTATAAATGCCCTATGCTTAAGAGAACTTAAAGTTTCCTCTATGTAATCATC
This region includes:
- a CDS encoding zinc ABC transporter substrate-binding protein, with translation DLADRVAQVYPDREFSPGERDPHIWLSPKRVKVMIDIIAQELSGIDPENSGIYEKNAERYKKQLDKMDDYIEETLSSLKHRAFIVYHPAFGYFADDYNMEMIAVEEDGKEATARRLQQIIDVAKEKQIKVIFYQAEIDSQQSETLAQEIGGRTQKIEPLAEDYLENLASMADTFKDVLQGE